One genomic segment of Erythrobacter sp. THAF29 includes these proteins:
- a CDS encoding SDR family NAD(P)-dependent oxidoreductase: protein MSKPVFLVIGAGAGIGGHAAARFAKGGYHAVLARRSDEEGLGRLVGQIEGAGGSASGILLDAAGDGTIEELVERVERDIGPIEAALYNLGAQIGNRKLHDTPHRTFELGWRLGCFGVFRLAHAMFPAMVERGKGTLLVTSATSAVRGNAGQHSHAAAMGGRRMLCQTLNAEFGPQGIHVAHIVVDGSVDAPDTLGKLLGDKFEAYKASKGEDGVIDPGALAETYWHLAQQPRNCWTHEIDARPWTDVAWWNDNPNPTINSTAAKPGFAGPRSE, encoded by the coding sequence ATGAGCAAGCCCGTCTTTCTCGTCATTGGTGCAGGCGCCGGGATTGGCGGACACGCAGCCGCGCGCTTTGCCAAAGGCGGCTATCATGCGGTGCTCGCGCGGCGCTCGGACGAAGAGGGCCTTGGACGACTGGTCGGCCAGATCGAAGGCGCTGGAGGTTCGGCAAGCGGCATCCTCCTCGATGCTGCCGGCGATGGCACGATCGAGGAACTGGTCGAGCGGGTCGAAAGAGATATCGGACCTATCGAAGCAGCGCTTTACAATCTCGGTGCGCAAATCGGGAACAGGAAGCTCCACGATACGCCGCACCGGACATTCGAGCTGGGCTGGCGCCTGGGTTGCTTCGGTGTGTTTCGGCTCGCGCACGCGATGTTCCCGGCGATGGTCGAGCGCGGAAAGGGCACACTGCTCGTTACTTCCGCAACATCGGCAGTGCGGGGCAATGCGGGCCAACACAGCCACGCCGCTGCGATGGGCGGACGCCGGATGCTGTGCCAGACGCTAAACGCCGAATTCGGACCGCAGGGGATTCACGTCGCGCATATCGTGGTCGACGGATCGGTCGATGCCCCCGACACACTGGGCAAGCTGCTTGGCGACAAGTTCGAGGCTTACAAGGCGTCCAAGGGTGAGGACGGTGTGATCGACCCCGGAGCGCTTGCCGAAACCTACTGGCATCTCGCGCAGCAGCCCAGGAACTGCTGGACCCACGAAATTGATGCCCGCCCCTGGACCGACGTGGCCTGGTGGAACGACAACCCCAATCCGACGATCAATTCGACCGCAGCAAAGCCGGGATTTGCGGGGCCACGAAGCGAGTAG
- a CDS encoding YbgC/FadM family acyl-CoA thioesterase → MVEPIPPGGVLDGPRHLYAVRVYYEDTDLSGITYHANYLRWFERARSDLLRMLGIDQRAAIEAGANGDGGAYAVSEINLRYLRPAKLDDDVVIETNCTDLGAASCRMHQIARRGDEELCEATLRVGFISLEGRPKRQPAEWRAAFQSLMDQEAR, encoded by the coding sequence ATGGTTGAACCAATTCCCCCCGGCGGCGTCTTAGACGGACCACGGCATCTTTACGCCGTGCGCGTTTATTACGAGGATACCGACCTTTCGGGCATAACCTATCATGCCAACTACCTGCGCTGGTTCGAACGGGCGCGTTCCGATCTCTTGCGCATGCTCGGCATCGACCAGCGCGCCGCGATCGAAGCAGGCGCCAATGGGGATGGTGGCGCCTATGCGGTGTCCGAGATCAACCTCAGATATCTCCGTCCGGCAAAGCTCGATGACGATGTCGTGATCGAGACGAACTGCACCGACCTTGGTGCGGCAAGTTGCCGAATGCACCAGATTGCCCGGCGGGGCGACGAAGAGCTTTGCGAGGCGACCTTGCGCGTCGGTTTTATCTCTCTCGAAGGACGCCCAAAGCGCCAACCCGCCGAATGGCGCGCCGCGTTCCAATCTCTCATGGACCAAGAGGCCCGATGA
- a CDS encoding phosphoribosyl-ATP diphosphatase — MSTLERLERTIAARRAASPDESYVAKLNAKGLPKIAQKLGEEATEAVIAALSGSNEELVGEAADLLFHLLVLLDAKGVSFDHVLGELERREGLSGLEEKANRKGG; from the coding sequence ATGAGCACATTGGAACGCCTCGAAAGGACAATCGCCGCACGCCGCGCCGCGTCGCCCGATGAAAGCTATGTCGCGAAGCTGAATGCGAAAGGCCTGCCAAAGATCGCGCAGAAGCTCGGCGAGGAAGCGACCGAAGCGGTGATCGCTGCGCTTTCCGGCAGCAACGAAGAACTTGTGGGCGAGGCCGCGGACCTGCTTTTCCACCTGCTGGTTCTGCTCGATGCAAAAGGCGTATCGTTCGATCACGTGCTGGGCGAACTCGAACGGCGCGAAGGGCTTTCGGGCCTCGAGGAAAAAGCAAACAGAAAGGGCGGCTGA
- the hisA gene encoding 1-(5-phosphoribosyl)-5-[(5-phosphoribosylamino)methylideneamino]imidazole-4-carboxamide isomerase: MIVFPAIDLKGGEVVRLAEGDMDRATIYGDDPAAQAMIFAEAGAEHLHVVDLDGSFAGEGRNREAVSAIVERFPGYVQLGGGIRDAKAVEDWFNLGVARIVMGSAALKNSEFVKDMAREWEGGIVVAVDAKDGMVATEGWAEVSDVPVVDLARRFEDAGVASLLFTDIGRDGLLKGVNIDATVDLAQRVDIPVIASGGVKGLDDIHVLAMHAHNGIEGVITGRALYEGKLDLAAAIAMGTRA, translated from the coding sequence TTGATCGTTTTCCCCGCAATCGACCTCAAGGGCGGCGAAGTCGTGCGGCTGGCCGAAGGCGACATGGACCGCGCGACAATCTATGGCGACGACCCGGCGGCGCAGGCGATGATCTTCGCCGAAGCTGGCGCGGAGCACCTGCACGTCGTCGACCTCGACGGCAGCTTTGCAGGCGAGGGGCGCAATCGCGAGGCGGTCTCAGCGATTGTCGAGCGGTTTCCGGGCTATGTGCAGTTGGGTGGCGGCATCCGCGATGCGAAAGCTGTTGAGGACTGGTTCAATCTCGGCGTCGCGCGGATAGTGATGGGCTCCGCCGCGCTGAAGAACTCCGAATTCGTGAAAGACATGGCGCGCGAATGGGAAGGCGGCATCGTGGTCGCCGTCGATGCCAAGGACGGCATGGTCGCAACCGAGGGCTGGGCCGAGGTGTCGGACGTGCCCGTGGTCGATCTCGCCCGCCGCTTCGAGGACGCAGGCGTCGCCTCGCTGCTGTTTACCGACATTGGCCGCGACGGGCTGCTCAAGGGCGTGAATATCGACGCGACGGTCGACCTCGCGCAGCGCGTCGACATCCCCGTGATCGCCAGCGGCGGCGTCAAGGGTCTCGACGATATCCACGTGCTAGCAATGCACGCGCATAACGGTATTGAAGGCGTGATTACGGGACGCGCGCTCTACGAGGGTAAGCTGGACCTCGCGGCTGCGATCGCGATGGGGACGCGGGCATGA
- the tolB gene encoding Tol-Pal system beta propeller repeat protein TolB, whose amino-acid sequence MKFTSIISALTFLFAVPLAAQNQDLGDPVGEGGEAESIAIEGDDDDGPLRGTVTDESDWADIGVAIPAFATDRDQPTPANASGTAALGREISRVITANLRNNGLFKPVGPDSLPQPSFAQITSPSWGSWSGRGAEMLVHGYVRARSDDRLVVGCYLYDVALQDELIREGWVVRPADWRRAAHKCSDLIYARLTGENPFFDSRIAYIAETGPKDKRVKRLAVMDSDGANHRFLTLGSATALTPRYSPDYSKIMYLSYVDGNPRIYVYDIGSGTQTLVTENRNPTLAPRWSPDGRHILYSMAVAGNTDIYRVSVTGGRSVRLTDTPGIDIGGSYSPDGSKIVFESDRSGSQQCYVMDADGRNQRRISFFGGRCATPEWSPRGDQIAFTRIAGDFNIAVMNTRGGGMRVLTNGWQDEAPTWAPNGRIIQFFRTERNTGRSGLWQVDLTGRNERRLPTPVDASDPAWGPIRP is encoded by the coding sequence ATGAAATTCACGTCGATTATCAGTGCTTTGACTTTCCTCTTCGCTGTTCCGCTAGCAGCGCAGAACCAGGACCTTGGCGACCCTGTTGGTGAAGGCGGCGAGGCCGAGAGCATCGCGATCGAAGGCGATGACGACGATGGCCCACTGCGCGGTACAGTCACCGACGAAAGCGACTGGGCCGATATCGGCGTCGCAATCCCCGCTTTCGCGACCGACCGTGACCAGCCGACACCGGCCAATGCGAGCGGCACGGCAGCGCTCGGCCGCGAGATTTCGCGCGTCATCACCGCAAACCTTCGCAACAACGGATTGTTCAAGCCGGTAGGTCCAGACAGCCTGCCGCAGCCGAGCTTTGCACAAATCACCTCGCCAAGCTGGGGCAGCTGGAGCGGACGCGGCGCGGAAATGCTCGTGCACGGCTATGTCCGCGCCCGCTCCGATGATCGGCTGGTGGTTGGCTGCTATCTCTATGATGTCGCCCTGCAGGACGAGTTGATCCGCGAAGGCTGGGTGGTGCGCCCGGCTGATTGGCGACGCGCTGCGCACAAATGCTCCGACCTGATTTATGCGCGGCTCACTGGCGAAAACCCGTTCTTCGACAGCCGGATAGCCTACATTGCAGAAACTGGCCCGAAGGATAAACGCGTGAAGCGCCTCGCGGTAATGGACAGCGACGGCGCGAACCACCGTTTCCTGACGCTGGGCAGCGCCACCGCGCTCACCCCGCGATATTCGCCCGATTATTCCAAGATCATGTACCTGAGCTATGTCGACGGTAATCCGCGCATTTATGTCTACGATATCGGCTCGGGCACGCAGACGCTTGTGACCGAAAATCGCAACCCGACCTTGGCGCCGCGCTGGTCACCCGATGGCCGCCATATCCTCTATTCGATGGCCGTCGCCGGCAATACCGACATATACCGGGTGTCAGTCACTGGCGGACGCAGCGTGCGGCTCACCGACACGCCGGGGATCGACATTGGCGGATCCTATTCGCCTGATGGGTCGAAGATTGTTTTCGAAAGCGACCGATCAGGCTCGCAGCAATGCTATGTCATGGACGCCGATGGGCGGAATCAGCGTCGCATCAGCTTCTTCGGCGGGCGCTGTGCAACGCCCGAATGGAGTCCGCGGGGCGACCAGATCGCCTTCACCCGCATTGCCGGTGATTTCAACATCGCTGTGATGAACACTCGCGGGGGAGGTATGCGTGTGCTCACAAACGGCTGGCAAGACGAGGCGCCGACCTGGGCGCCCAACGGCCGCATCATCCAGTTCTTCCGCACCGAGAGGAATACGGGCCGATCGGGATTGTGGCAGGTCGATCTGACGGGCCGGAATGAAAGGCGTTTGCCGACACCGGTGGACGCATCCGATCCCGCATGGGGACCTATCCGCCCCTAA
- a CDS encoding ExbD/TolR family protein: MAMGLASSRSGRRSRRAPMSEINVTPFVDVMLVLLIIFMVTAPLLAVGVPVELPESRANPVDQTPEQITISVDAEGVIYIDDAMVADGGFPAALANLNCTSGDQPLIVFRGDRAIDYGRTMAVLGELNRAGCNSVSLVTSGSVNEP, from the coding sequence ATGGCGATGGGCCTTGCCTCATCTCGCTCGGGCCGCCGGTCCCGGCGTGCGCCCATGTCGGAAATCAACGTGACGCCGTTTGTCGACGTGATGCTGGTGCTGCTTATCATCTTCATGGTCACTGCGCCGTTGCTTGCCGTAGGCGTTCCTGTCGAGCTGCCCGAAAGCCGGGCCAATCCGGTCGACCAAACGCCCGAACAGATCACCATTTCGGTCGATGCGGAAGGCGTGATCTACATCGACGATGCGATGGTTGCCGACGGCGGATTTCCCGCCGCGCTCGCAAACCTCAATTGCACCTCCGGCGACCAACCGCTCATCGTTTTCCGCGGCGACCGCGCGATCGATTACGGCCGTACGATGGCGGTTCTCGGCGAGTTGAACCGTGCAGGCTGCAACTCGGTTTCGCTGGTCACCAGCGGTTCAGTTAACGAGCCATAG
- a CDS encoding SspB family protein, with protein MSEDTPDSLIPYDEIVQEALRAVVGRVLGEIESGGGELPGNHHFYITFKTGAPGVSIPPHLRERFPDEMTIVLQNKFWDLEVGEEGFSVGLSFNQIPAKLQVPFAAITAFVDPAVDFGLQFQATVADMAPEAHEDAENDGSEGGPDDNGDGDGSNVVTVDFGRKK; from the coding sequence ATGAGCGAAGACACACCCGACAGCCTGATCCCGTATGACGAGATCGTGCAGGAGGCCCTGAGGGCCGTGGTTGGCCGTGTTCTCGGCGAAATCGAAAGCGGTGGCGGCGAATTGCCGGGCAACCACCACTTCTACATCACGTTCAAGACCGGTGCGCCGGGGGTTTCGATCCCGCCGCACCTTCGTGAGCGCTTTCCCGACGAAATGACGATCGTACTCCAGAACAAGTTCTGGGACCTTGAGGTCGGCGAAGAAGGCTTTTCGGTCGGCCTCTCGTTCAACCAGATCCCGGCCAAGCTTCAGGTGCCCTTCGCGGCGATTACCGCATTCGTCGATCCGGCAGTCGACTTCGGCCTGCAATTCCAGGCAACCGTCGCCGACATGGCTCCCGAAGCGCACGAGGATGCGGAGAACGACGGTTCTGAGGGCGGTCCCGACGACAATGGCGACGGCGATGGTTCGAATGTCGTCACGGTCGATTTCGGCCGCAAGAAATAG
- a CDS encoding energy transducer TonB has translation MGETATFRAEDKVAIPVAIVLHAALVAVLVYQPVPDASFTGPERMSVSLASKVSLEATAPDPSPESRASIAPQLSDEVTPPVEEVPDTQAPRVVSEQPTTRESPPRDRSRPDREQPRRAARRGGGSRIGEDFLSGQGSSTNTDRTSAPAATFGRTERAALASAITRQLRPHWNAPNGVDAEKLVSIVSWKLNKDGSLSGRPTCRNEPGSITESNRPQAGLHCERAIRAVQLAAPFNLPEQFYSRWDDLEWQFDRRL, from the coding sequence ATGGGAGAGACCGCCACTTTCAGGGCCGAGGACAAGGTAGCCATTCCGGTGGCGATCGTGCTTCATGCCGCGTTGGTGGCTGTGCTCGTTTATCAGCCGGTCCCCGACGCTTCATTCACGGGACCGGAACGCATGTCGGTGAGCCTGGCCAGCAAGGTTAGCCTAGAAGCGACCGCTCCCGACCCGTCTCCCGAAAGCCGTGCTTCGATTGCGCCGCAACTTTCCGATGAAGTCACGCCTCCGGTTGAAGAGGTTCCCGATACGCAAGCGCCGCGCGTGGTCTCCGAGCAACCGACGACGCGGGAAAGTCCGCCGCGCGACCGCTCGCGCCCGGATCGCGAACAGCCTCGGCGCGCCGCTCGGCGCGGTGGGGGCAGCCGGATCGGCGAGGACTTTCTTTCGGGGCAGGGCAGCTCGACCAATACCGACCGGACCAGTGCGCCAGCGGCGACATTCGGGCGAACCGAGCGCGCCGCGCTTGCCTCGGCCATCACACGCCAGCTTCGCCCGCATTGGAACGCGCCCAACGGGGTCGATGCCGAAAAACTCGTTTCGATCGTCTCCTGGAAGCTCAACAAGGATGGCTCGCTCTCAGGGCGGCCGACCTGCCGCAACGAGCCGGGCAGCATTACCGAGAGCAATCGCCCGCAAGCGGGCCTCCACTGCGAGCGCGCAATCCGCGCGGTTCAGCTTGCCGCACCTTTCAACCTCCCCGAGCAGTTCTATAGTCGGTGGGACGATCTCGAATGGCAATTCGACAGAAGGCTTTAG
- a CDS encoding histidine triad nucleotide-binding protein: MPIDPTLPYDDDNIFARILRGEIPCQKVYEDDWAFAFEDINPQAKVHTLVIPKGRYVSWDDFSARASDAEIVGFVRAVGEVARRKGLVEPGYRLLANIGAHAGQEVPHLHVHIFGGEPLGPMIWKR, encoded by the coding sequence ATGCCAATCGATCCCACGCTTCCCTACGATGACGACAACATCTTCGCCAGGATCCTGCGCGGCGAGATCCCTTGCCAGAAAGTCTACGAAGACGATTGGGCATTCGCATTCGAGGACATCAACCCGCAGGCCAAGGTGCACACCCTGGTCATCCCTAAGGGCAGATATGTCAGCTGGGACGATTTTTCGGCCCGTGCCTCTGACGCGGAAATCGTCGGCTTTGTCCGCGCGGTCGGAGAAGTCGCGCGGCGCAAGGGATTGGTAGAGCCCGGCTATCGTCTGCTTGCCAATATCGGCGCTCACGCAGGGCAGGAAGTGCCGCACCTTCACGTCCACATCTTCGGCGGCGAACCGCTCGGCCCGATGATCTGGAAACGGTAG
- the hisB gene encoding imidazoleglycerol-phosphate dehydratase HisB: protein MPKTAENAARTGTIERNTAETEIAISVNLDGDGTYDVSTGIGFLDHMVEQFSKHSLIDVSMKVKGDLHVDQHHTTEDSAIALGQAIAEALGDKAGIGRYGHAYSPMDETLSRVALDISGRPYVVWNAGFTQEKLGEWDTELIEHWFHSVTQAAGITLHVELIYGKNNHHICESIYKGFARAMRIAVERDPRKGGAIPSTKGQLGG from the coding sequence ATGCCAAAAACTGCCGAAAACGCCGCCCGCACGGGGACGATCGAGCGTAACACCGCCGAGACCGAGATCGCGATCAGCGTCAATCTCGATGGCGACGGCACCTATGATGTTTCGACCGGGATCGGCTTTCTCGATCACATGGTCGAACAGTTTTCGAAGCACTCGCTGATCGACGTTTCAATGAAGGTGAAGGGAGACCTGCATGTCGACCAGCACCACACGACCGAGGATTCGGCTATCGCGCTCGGGCAGGCGATTGCCGAGGCTCTCGGCGACAAGGCGGGAATCGGTCGCTACGGCCATGCCTATTCGCCGATGGACGAGACGCTGAGCCGCGTTGCGCTCGATATATCGGGCCGACCCTATGTTGTGTGGAATGCGGGATTTACGCAGGAAAAGCTCGGCGAATGGGATACCGAGCTGATCGAGCACTGGTTTCACTCGGTTACGCAGGCAGCGGGGATCACGCTTCACGTCGAACTGATCTACGGCAAGAACAACCACCACATTTGCGAAAGCATCTACAAAGGCTTTGCCCGCGCGATGCGCATCGCGGTCGAACGCGACCCGAGGAAAGGCGGCGCGATCCCGAGCACCAAGGGGCAGCTCGGTGGCTGA
- a CDS encoding J domain-containing protein, with the protein MTKPRRSLDWGFPRWRGYEASREAAEVRLCDRHGCEEPGDCPAPKSPNSSDRWYFCQKHAAEYNKGWDYFEGLDKEQKEERAKAERSESAGYAEASHYGWTGSGDGSRSADEMRALEVLELEADAGFDAIKKAYRAKAKEVHPDVKPGDKEAAKQFQAIQVSYEVLRQAEERREWRG; encoded by the coding sequence ATGACTAAACCTCGCCGATCCTTGGACTGGGGCTTCCCGCGCTGGCGCGGATACGAGGCATCGCGTGAGGCTGCCGAAGTGCGCCTGTGCGATCGGCACGGCTGCGAGGAGCCTGGCGATTGCCCTGCGCCCAAGTCGCCCAATAGCTCTGACCGCTGGTATTTCTGTCAGAAGCACGCGGCCGAATACAACAAGGGTTGGGACTACTTCGAAGGGCTCGACAAGGAGCAAAAGGAAGAACGCGCCAAAGCCGAGCGCTCGGAAAGCGCTGGCTACGCCGAGGCCTCCCATTATGGCTGGACAGGCTCGGGCGATGGCTCGCGCAGCGCAGACGAAATGCGGGCTCTGGAGGTGCTCGAACTGGAGGCCGATGCGGGCTTCGATGCGATCAAGAAGGCCTACCGCGCCAAGGCGAAGGAAGTACACCCGGATGTGAAGCCCGGCGACAAAGAGGCCGCCAAACAGTTTCAGGCGATCCAGGTTAGCTACGAAGTTCTGCGACAGGCCGAAGAGCGCCGCGAGTGGCGGGGGTAG
- the pal gene encoding peptidoglycan-associated lipoprotein Pal, with amino-acid sequence MTSIKATMLLVASAAALAACSKKPPEELPPPPDSGSESTAPVTTTTPSGPSVGSQAHFEEAVGSSTVIYFDTDRFNIDSADAAALQAQAQYFARYPQLTFTIEGHCDERGTREYNLALGERRANAAKNYLVSLGVAPNRITTVSYGKERPAALASNEAAWAQNRRAASVMIN; translated from the coding sequence ATGACCTCGATAAAAGCAACAATGCTGCTCGTCGCTTCGGCCGCCGCTCTCGCCGCGTGTTCGAAGAAACCGCCCGAAGAGCTCCCCCCGCCGCCCGATTCCGGGAGCGAATCGACTGCCCCTGTGACGACGACAACTCCGAGCGGGCCAAGCGTCGGCAGCCAGGCGCATTTCGAGGAAGCCGTTGGATCATCAACGGTGATCTACTTCGATACCGATCGATTCAACATCGACAGCGCCGATGCCGCAGCCTTGCAGGCGCAGGCCCAGTACTTTGCCCGCTATCCGCAACTGACCTTTACTATCGAAGGGCATTGCGACGAACGCGGGACCCGGGAATACAACCTTGCGCTCGGCGAACGCCGCGCCAATGCCGCAAAGAATTACCTTGTGAGCCTTGGCGTCGCGCCCAACCGGATAACGACGGTCAGCTACGGCAAGGAACGCCCGGCCGCGCTCGCTTCGAACGAAGCCGCGTGGGCCCAGAACCGCCGCGCCGCGAGCGTGATGATCAATTGA
- the hisF gene encoding imidazole glycerol phosphate synthase subunit HisF produces the protein MTVRIRVIPCLDVADGRVVKGVNFVDLKDAGDPVEQARAYDEAGADELCFLDISATHEGRGTLLDIVKRTAEVCFMPLTVGGGVSSVEDARALLLAGADKVAVNSAAVKRPKLVEEIARKFGSQCIVASVDARRVAPEVPVQGEAPQEGPRWEIFTHGGRKPTGIDAVEHAVKLAEMGAGELLVTSMDGDGTKAGYDLELIRTIADAVSIPVIASGGVGTLDHLVEGVTKGHASAVLAASIFHFGEHSISEAHKALRDAGLPARGV, from the coding sequence ATGACCGTTCGCATCCGCGTCATCCCCTGTCTCGACGTCGCCGACGGGCGCGTGGTGAAGGGCGTCAACTTCGTCGATCTGAAGGATGCAGGCGACCCGGTCGAGCAGGCGCGCGCCTATGACGAGGCGGGGGCGGACGAGCTGTGCTTTCTCGATATCTCCGCGACGCATGAAGGCCGCGGGACGCTGCTCGACATTGTGAAACGCACTGCGGAAGTGTGCTTCATGCCGCTAACTGTCGGTGGCGGAGTATCCTCGGTCGAAGACGCGCGCGCTTTGCTACTCGCGGGCGCGGACAAGGTTGCGGTGAACTCGGCTGCGGTAAAGCGGCCCAAGCTGGTCGAGGAAATCGCCAGGAAATTCGGCAGCCAATGCATCGTCGCGAGCGTCGATGCGAGGCGCGTCGCTCCTGAAGTGCCCGTGCAGGGAGAAGCCCCGCAAGAGGGGCCGCGTTGGGAGATTTTCACCCATGGCGGCCGGAAACCGACCGGGATCGACGCGGTCGAACATGCTGTGAAGCTTGCCGAAATGGGCGCGGGCGAGCTGCTCGTCACCAGCATGGATGGCGACGGGACCAAGGCGGGCTACGATCTCGAACTGATCCGCACCATTGCGGACGCGGTAAGCATCCCGGTGATCGCCAGCGGCGGGGTCGGCACGCTCGACCACCTCGTCGAAGGCGTTACAAAGGGTCACGCGAGTGCAGTGCTCGCCGCCTCGATCTTCCATTTCGGCGAACATTCGATCAGCGAAGCGCACAAGGCCCTGCGGGATGCGGGCTTGCCTGCGCGCGGGGTTTAG
- the tolQ gene encoding protein TolQ: MTNILTLLASTGTRLDPLELFLDADIVVQAVMAGLILASIWVWTIIVAFSMRMRRIERRGLDYEHDFWETREREALLTKQQRREVPSARVAAAGLDEWKKSTSGGVRDKAAARERIQAAMEGQVAHEADELASRLNFLATTGSVAPFVGLFGTVWGIMNSFFQIGAQESSSLAVVAPGISEALFATAIGLFAAIPAVIAYNRFSNRVNRFEARLQRFADRVHAGLSRELDKA, from the coding sequence ATGACCAATATCCTGACCTTGTTAGCATCCACCGGCACGCGGCTCGACCCGCTCGAGCTGTTCCTGGATGCAGATATCGTTGTCCAGGCGGTGATGGCCGGGTTGATCCTGGCGAGTATATGGGTGTGGACGATCATTGTCGCTTTCAGCATGCGTATGCGCCGGATTGAGCGACGCGGTCTCGATTACGAACACGATTTCTGGGAGACGCGCGAACGCGAGGCGCTCCTCACCAAGCAGCAGCGACGCGAAGTGCCCTCCGCGCGTGTTGCGGCTGCGGGCCTCGACGAGTGGAAGAAATCGACCAGCGGCGGTGTGCGCGACAAGGCAGCTGCGCGCGAGCGGATCCAGGCCGCAATGGAAGGGCAAGTCGCGCATGAAGCGGACGAACTCGCCTCGCGGCTCAATTTCCTCGCCACCACCGGCTCGGTCGCCCCGTTTGTCGGGCTGTTCGGCACGGTCTGGGGGATCATGAACAGCTTTTTCCAGATCGGCGCGCAGGAAAGCTCGTCGCTCGCCGTGGTCGCGCCGGGGATTTCGGAGGCTTTGTTTGCAACGGCCATCGGGCTTTTTGCAGCTATCCCGGCGGTGATCGCCTACAACCGGTTTTCGAACCGCGTGAACCGCTTCGAGGCTAGGCTTCAACGGTTCGCCGACCGGGTGCATGCGGGCCTTAGCCGCGAATTGGATAAAGCCTGA
- the hisH gene encoding imidazole glycerol phosphate synthase subunit HisH has product MAEIIALVDYGAGNLHSVHNALNAVGANVKVTADPDVVRAADRIVLPGVGSFKACAHGLKGVPGMVEALEERVELGGAPFLGICVGMQLLATRGLEHGTTRGLGWIPGEVRRIEPSDPAIKVPHMGWNDVAILPHARVNGVIEEGEAYFLHSYHFVADDPHHVAAMTDHGEGLVAAVMRANMVGVQFHPEKSQAFGLATLAKFLEWKP; this is encoded by the coding sequence GTGGCTGAAATCATTGCCTTGGTCGATTACGGCGCGGGCAATCTGCATTCGGTTCATAACGCGCTCAACGCGGTCGGGGCGAATGTGAAGGTCACCGCCGACCCCGATGTGGTGCGCGCGGCAGACCGGATTGTGCTGCCGGGGGTGGGCTCGTTCAAGGCGTGCGCGCACGGCCTCAAAGGGGTGCCCGGCATGGTCGAGGCGCTTGAGGAGCGCGTCGAGCTTGGAGGTGCCCCGTTTCTCGGGATATGCGTCGGGATGCAATTGCTCGCGACCCGCGGGCTAGAGCACGGCACGACGCGCGGGCTCGGATGGATTCCCGGCGAAGTGCGGCGGATCGAGCCGTCCGATCCGGCGATCAAGGTCCCGCACATGGGCTGGAATGACGTCGCGATCCTGCCGCATGCTCGCGTCAACGGCGTGATCGAGGAAGGCGAAGCCTATTTCCTCCACTCCTACCATTTCGTCGCCGACGACCCGCATCACGTTGCGGCGATGACCGACCACGGAGAGGGGCTGGTCGCGGCGGTCATGCGCGCCAATATGGTTGGCGTGCAATTTCATCCTGAGAAGAGCCAGGCCTTTGGCTTGGCAACGCTCGCAAAATTCCTGGAGTGGAAGCCTTGA